CCATAAAATCCAACCTGTCACTGGCATCGGTGATCTCGCTGTGGAGATCAAAGTCCACCGACGCGATCGAAGGGTTGTGGTAGCTCACTACCGAGAAGTCTTTCTTTTTAAAAAGCTCGTCATCCAAAGGACTGATATAACTTTCAGTGGAACTAGAGTAGTAATCCAAGTTTGCCGAGTGGGGcttgaagtcgttgaagtAGTAACCATCACTACCTCCTACCATGTTGAGGTGGAAGTGGCTGTCACTAAGCTCATTGGCAGATTGCTGACTGATATAAACCGGTTGGGTGCCATACGCCTGCTGAGGCTGTTCTGGGAGGCACAGGCCGTACCGCAACTCGAGCTCCTCCTTCTTGATGTGAGAGGTATGGTAGTGGGAGGGCTGGGCCGACAGTGCCAGAGGCTGAGGGTTGGAAGTCTCGTATACTCGGTATTCACCGGAATAAAAGGTCGGGTTCTCCAAGAGATCGTAGATTTGGTCCTTGTCATTCTGGTATATTTCCAAGTCGTCAACGGCGCACGCCACCGGGAGTGACACAAGTGCCTGGCGGGTCTTGTTGCTGAGGTCTTGAATATTCTTTCTGGCGATGGGAGGAAACAACAGGTCGAGTTTAAACACATACTGGAACACCGAGAGGCGCAATTTCAAGAGatttttttggatgaagccTCCAACAACCGGTGAGGGCATCCTGGAGGCAGCCAGGGGGAAAGGCATGTTCAAAAGTCCTAACATTTTAAGCCTTAGGCAGTAGATTAAGTTGTGAGCAACTTTCGGGtgttttgaaaatggtCGAAAAACTTAGTGCGGGTGGGCAGGATATATATGAGCATTGGCAAAAGAAACTTTTTTATCAAACCAAAATGCGCTATAGTGGGAAAAAATGTCATACGGCACCAAAAATCCCAGGTTTGTTTTTTGTACTGTGAAGGAGAACTAAGCCCTCAAAATCTTATTTGGAGTTTTAGATTGGCTACGGGATTGATAAGAGATAAGACAATGTCACCGGACTTTTTGGAGGGTTGGACCTGGAGGTGATAGGGTCTTAATGGGGGGTATGGTTTCTGGGTGTGATGAGGTACCAAAAATAGGATGACAGGGCGATCGGAGCGTGCACTGCATGTAGTGTCAGTGGCCCGCTTTAGCTTAATGGATCC
Above is a window of Yamadazyma tenuis chromosome 1, complete sequence DNA encoding:
- the STP3 gene encoding Zinc finger protein (EggNog:ENOG503P5QY; COG:A), translating into MPFPSAASRMPSPVVGGFIQKNLLKLRLSVFQYVFKLDSLFPPIARKNIQDLSNKTRQALVSLPVACAVDDLEIYQNDKDQIYDLLENPTFYSGEYRVYETSNPQPSASSAQPSHYHTSHIKKEELELRYGSCLPEQPQQAYGTQPVYISQQSANELSDSHFHLNMVGGSDGYYFNDFKPHSANLDYYSSSTESYISPLDDELFKKKDFSVVSYHNPSIASVDFDLHSEITDASDRLDFMASISTPATSGVSTTMAAPDQKKRKNIPAKSATLKKPKIKVEEDELILADEAPGAAEDSEEEVYKFECSFCDARFKVKGYLTRHLKKHQSLKAFRCPFYNEDHQATDGSGKEWLENHIVKQQCSGTVLGSD